One Glycine max cultivar Williams 82 chromosome 6, Glycine_max_v4.0, whole genome shotgun sequence DNA segment encodes these proteins:
- the LOC100783004 gene encoding BAR and SH3 domain-containing protein isoform X1: MTAVCIMMAVLKQFGAGGYGGSDNMVTDEVELQQHQKLEKLYISTRAGKHYQRDIVRGVEGYIVTGSKQVEIGTKLSEDSRKYGADNTCTSGSTLSRAALNYARARAQMEKERGSLLKALGTQVAEPLRAMVMGAPLEDARHLAQRYDRMRQEAEAQAIEVSKRQAKVRETPGNAENAMKLEAAETKLQDLKTNMAILGKEAAAAMAAVEAQQQRLTLQRLIAMVEAERAYHQRVLQILDQLEGEMISERQRIEAPPTPSVDSSMTPPPSYEEVNGVYASQAHNGSTDSMGYFLGEVLFPYHAESEVELNLSVGDYIVIRKVTNNGWAEGECKGKAGWFPFGYIERRERVLASKVAEVF, from the exons ATGACTGCGGTCTGCATTATGATG GCTGTGCTTAAACAGTTTGGGGCTGGGGGATATGGAGGTTCAGATAATATGGTTACTGATGAGGTAGAGCTTCAGCAACATCAGAAACTTGAGAAGCTTTACATATCAACACGTGCTGGAAAG CATTATCAAAGGGATATTGTCCGCGGTGTGGAAGGTTATATTGTAACTGGATCCAAGCAAGTTGAAATAG GAACAAAGTTATCAGAAGATAGCAGGAAATATGGTGCAGATAATACATGTACCAGTGGTAGTACTTTATCAAGAGCTGCGCTAAATTATGCACGTGCCCGTGCACAAATGGAGAAGGAGCGTGGGAGCTTACTAAAAGCTCTTGGCACACAG GTTGCAGAGCCCTTAAGAGCAATGGTGATGGGAGCTCCATTGGAGGATGCCCGGCATCTTGCTCAACGTTATGACAGAATGCGGCAGGAAGCCGAAGCCCAG GCTATTGAAGTTTCCAAACGCCAGGCAAAAGTAAGAGAAACACCAGGCAATGCTGAGAATGCTATGAAGCTGGAAGCAGCTGAAACAAAGCTGCAAGACCTGAAGACTAACATGGCAATATTGGGAAAAGAAGCAGCTGCCGCAATGGCTGCTGTTGAAGCACAGCAACAGAGGTTAACCCTCCAGCGACTTATAGCTATG GTTGAAGCAGAGCGTGCCTATCATCAAAGAGTACTCCAAATACTTGATCAGCTTGAGGGAGAG atGATATCAGAACGACAACGAATTGAAGCCCCTCCTACACCTAGTGTGGATAGCAGCATGACACCACCCCCATCATATGAGGAAGTTAATGGTGTATATGCTTCTCAAGCACATAATGGCTCAACAGATAGTATGGGTTACTTCTTAGGAGAG GTTTTATTTCCCTACCATGCTGAGTCTGAAGTTGAATTGAATCTATCAGTTGGGGATTATATTGTCATTCGAAAG GTGACAAACAATGGATGGGCTGAGGGTGAATGCAAAGGGAAAGCAGGTTGGTTTCCATTTGGTTACATAGAAAGAAGGGAGCGAGTCCTCGCAAGCAAGGTGGCTGAAGTGTTTTGA
- the LOC100780311 gene encoding GATA transcription factor 7: protein MEVAVAKALKPSLRSEFIVQKMHCEDIFSLNANTVAVGEDFSVDDLFDFSNGSLHNEHQQECDEEKQSLSASSQSQDRGEDDSNSNSTGVSYDSLFSTELAVPAGDLEDLEWVSHFVDDSLPELSLLYPVRSEEANRFVEPEPSVKKTPRFPWEMKITSKARSVRNRKPNTRVWSLGSTLLSLPSSPPAKKQKKRAEAQVQPVGVQIQRRCSHCQVQKTPQWRTGPLGAKTLCNACGVRYKSGRLFSEYRPACSPTFCSDIHSNSHRKVLEIRKRKEVAEPDTGLAQTQMVPTC from the exons ATGGAGGTAGCAGTGGCCAAAGCGTTGAAACCGAGTTTAAGGAGTGAGTTCATCGTTCAGAAAATGCACTGCGAGGATATTTTCAGCCTGAACGCGAACACCGTCGCCGTCGGCGAAGATTTCTCCGTGGACGACCTATTTGACTTCTCTAACGGCTCTCTGCACAACGAACACCAACAAGAGTGCGACGAAGAGAAACAAAGTTTATCTGCTTCGTCGCAGTCACAGGACCGTGGAGAAGACGATAGCAACTCCAATTCCACCGGCGTTTCCTATGATTCACTTTTCTCCACCGAATTAGCCGTTCCG GCCGGTGACTTGGAGGACCTAGAGTGGGTTTCACACTTCGTGGACGATTCACTCCCGGAGCTGTCACTTTTATACCCGGTTCGTTCGGAGGAAGCGAACCGGTTTGTTGAACCGGAACCCTCAGTGAAGAAAACGCCTCGTTTTCCGTGGGAAATGAAAATAACGAGCAAGGCGAGAAGCGTACGGAATAGGAAGCCCAACACTCGCGTGTGGTCATTGGGCAGCACGTTGCTCTCGCTCCCGTCTTCGCCGCCCGCGAAGAAGCAGAAGAAGCGGGCTGAGGCCCAGGTCCAGCCCGTTGGAGTCCAGATTCAGCGGCGGTGCAGTCACTGCCAGGTGCAGAAGACGCCGCAGTGGAGGACCGGCCCACTGGGCGCCAAAACCCTTTGCAACGCGTGCGGGGTTCGGTACAAGTCGGGTCGGTTATTTTCGGAGTATAGACCGGCGTGTAGTCCCACCTTCTGCAGCGATATTCACTCCAATAGTCACCGTAAAGTGTTAGAGATTCGGAAGAGGAAAGAGGTGGCTGAACCGGATACCGGCTTGGCCCAGACTCAAATGGTTCCCACCTGCTGA
- the LOC100783004 gene encoding BAR and SH3 domain-containing protein has product MEAIRKQASKLREQVARQQQAVLKQFGAGGYGGSDNMVTDEVELQQHQKLEKLYISTRAGKHYQRDIVRGVEGYIVTGSKQVEIGTKLSEDSRKYGADNTCTSGSTLSRAALNYARARAQMEKERGSLLKALGTQVAEPLRAMVMGAPLEDARHLAQRYDRMRQEAEAQAIEVSKRQAKVRETPGNAENAMKLEAAETKLQDLKTNMAILGKEAAAAMAAVEAQQQRLTLQRLIAMVEAERAYHQRVLQILDQLEGEMISERQRIEAPPTPSVDSSMTPPPSYEEVNGVYASQAHNGSTDSMGYFLGEVLFPYHAESEVELNLSVGDYIVIRKVTNNGWAEGECKGKAGWFPFGYIERRERVLASKVAEVF; this is encoded by the exons ATGGAAGCTATCAGAAAGCAAGCCTCCAAACTTCGAGAACAGGTCGCTCGTCAACAACAG GCTGTGCTTAAACAGTTTGGGGCTGGGGGATATGGAGGTTCAGATAATATGGTTACTGATGAGGTAGAGCTTCAGCAACATCAGAAACTTGAGAAGCTTTACATATCAACACGTGCTGGAAAG CATTATCAAAGGGATATTGTCCGCGGTGTGGAAGGTTATATTGTAACTGGATCCAAGCAAGTTGAAATAG GAACAAAGTTATCAGAAGATAGCAGGAAATATGGTGCAGATAATACATGTACCAGTGGTAGTACTTTATCAAGAGCTGCGCTAAATTATGCACGTGCCCGTGCACAAATGGAGAAGGAGCGTGGGAGCTTACTAAAAGCTCTTGGCACACAG GTTGCAGAGCCCTTAAGAGCAATGGTGATGGGAGCTCCATTGGAGGATGCCCGGCATCTTGCTCAACGTTATGACAGAATGCGGCAGGAAGCCGAAGCCCAG GCTATTGAAGTTTCCAAACGCCAGGCAAAAGTAAGAGAAACACCAGGCAATGCTGAGAATGCTATGAAGCTGGAAGCAGCTGAAACAAAGCTGCAAGACCTGAAGACTAACATGGCAATATTGGGAAAAGAAGCAGCTGCCGCAATGGCTGCTGTTGAAGCACAGCAACAGAGGTTAACCCTCCAGCGACTTATAGCTATG GTTGAAGCAGAGCGTGCCTATCATCAAAGAGTACTCCAAATACTTGATCAGCTTGAGGGAGAG atGATATCAGAACGACAACGAATTGAAGCCCCTCCTACACCTAGTGTGGATAGCAGCATGACACCACCCCCATCATATGAGGAAGTTAATGGTGTATATGCTTCTCAAGCACATAATGGCTCAACAGATAGTATGGGTTACTTCTTAGGAGAG GTTTTATTTCCCTACCATGCTGAGTCTGAAGTTGAATTGAATCTATCAGTTGGGGATTATATTGTCATTCGAAAG GTGACAAACAATGGATGGGCTGAGGGTGAATGCAAAGGGAAAGCAGGTTGGTTTCCATTTGGTTACATAGAAAGAAGGGAGCGAGTCCTCGCAAGCAAGGTGGCTGAAGTGTTTTGA